A DNA window from Betta splendens chromosome 6, fBetSpl5.4, whole genome shotgun sequence contains the following coding sequences:
- the terb1 gene encoding telomere repeats-binding bouquet formation protein 1 isoform X3 has translation MDKHNRNTVRTDLSLLLECLKFQMKSPDLQKQALVTIHSICEKREDNVELLREMGGVPFIYNLSKSSIVHADVTETALFTLGTLAEANVYCKNSLCRKETFADLAGCLMREDIPLTQKTVSVYLLSVLVANNKSGQTLAQMTGCLDILLNLFRTTFPISRDSALRIDNATQTHQLWTSASSALCACVNNPQNVECQQICVAAFPIIKNWLQQITMPCKEIFQPICSFIAMTVANNTCVQESFSASGSMEALSLVLVRQVSAAHKSLLSCQLSVTLSKTLSACIIDNPALASGLAQYGLVAHLISLLSSPNFDPDDRLSILLTLSHCTVATDEHQSQLVQCGGLPLIITFLTEDPSDEVRKAATFILQTCKQATMSLGVPGLLAMHVECENEPVSNMESFRSSARELLRKIDLLEKQQMKETKDGQEETDPPTADSQGQASLPQTIGLHLYPHKAVPSCRQTSIFNHVKTGSDQNTAFQTRWKFKKEKSGEMKSMSSNLNVEVETNARHARCSTCRGTGVLVSSHSGSLEGDREPLTLNGQLFKPYEPVRHSVPKESYSDKAELQGLEMSEAEQMSTNRCLGCVLPFEKVTSRTFASIQSSCRHSCEMHKILYKATERFRTHHCSLVFSSVNHNNTLKLTDTTSDKASPAETQSSYKDRKEVCLTPIHKAEARDKSCMLKLHWKRYKGITLTPLCRAKKKTLNPSNKTSPRLTPLKRRHLPGERR, from the exons ATGGATAAACACAACCGTAATA CTGTAAGGACAGATCTCAGTCTGCTGCTTGAATGTCTGAAGTTTCAGATGAAAAGTCCCGATTTACAGAAACAAGCTCTGGTGACTATTCACTCTATCTGTGAAAAGAGAG AGGATAATGTGGAACTTTTGAGAGAAATGGGAGGAGTGCCATTTATATATAATCTCTCTAAGTCCAGTATTGTGCATGCAGATGTTACAGAGACTGCGCTCTTTACTCTTGGAACGCTGGCAGAAGCTAATG TGTATTGCAAGAATTCTCTGTGCAGAAAAGAGACATTTGCAGACCTCGCTGGTTGCTTGATGAGGGAGGACATCCCGCTGACGCAGAAGACAGTGTCTGTGTATTTACTGTCTGTGCTGGTAGCCAACAACA AATCAGGACAAACTTTAGCCCAAATGACTGGCTGCCTGGATATTTTACTGAATCTGTTCAG GACTACCTTCCCCATCTCTAGAGACTCTGCTTTGAGAATAGATAATGCCACTCAAACCCACCAACTATGGACATCTGCATCCAGTGctctctgtgcatgtgtcaaCAATCCTCAGAACG TGGAGTGCCAACAAATTTGTGTTGCAGCGTTTCCGATAATAAAAAATTGGCTTCAGCAGATTACTATGCCATGCAAAGAGATATTTCAGCCAATATGCTCTTTCATAGCAATGACAGTTGCAAATAACA CCTGTGTTCAGGAAAGTTTTTCAGCCTCAGGGAGTATGGAAGCTCTCAGCTTGGTACTGGTCCGTCAGGTTTCTGCAGCACATAAAAGCTTACTGTCTTGTCAGCTTTCTGTCACTTTATCCAAGACCCTGTCTGCTTGTATTATTGATAACC CTGCTCTGGCTTCAGGTCTGGCTCAGTATGGACTAGTGGCCCATCTCATCTCCTTGCTGTCTAGTCCAAACTTTGACCCTGATGACAGGCTCTCCATTTTACTTACTTTGAGCCACTGCACCGTGGCTACTG ACGAGCACCAGTCTCAGTTGGTGCAGTGTGGTGGTTTACCCCTTATAATAACTTTCCTCACAGAGGACCCAAGTGATGAGGTCAGGAAGGCTGCAACATTCATATTGCAGACCTGCAAGCAAGCCA CTATGTCCCTGGGAGTCCCTGGTCTACTAGCTATGCACGTGGAGTGTGAAAATGAGCCTGTATCAAACATGGAAAGCTTCAGGAGCTCAGCCAGAGAGTTGCTACGTAAAATAGACCTACTAGAAAAGCAACAGATGAAA GAGACTAAGGATGGACAAGAAGAAACAGACCCACCAACAGCTGACTCACAAGGCCAAGCATCCCTGCCTCAAACCATAGGCCTACATTTGTATCCACATAAAGCTGTTCCCTCATGTAGACAAACCAGCATTTTTAACCACGTGAAAACAGGCAGCGACCAAAACACTGCATTTCAAACAAGATGGAAGTTTAAGAAGGAAAAGTCTGGTGAAATGAAGAGCATGAGTTCCAATTTAAATGTTGAGGTTGAAACCAATGCAAGACATGCGAGGTGTTCAACGTGCAGAGGCACTGGAGTCCTCGTATCGTCCCATTCAGGGTCactagagggagacagagagccaCTCACGCTAAACGG tcagCTGTTTAAACCCTACGAACCTGTGAGGCACAGTGTACCAAAAGAAAGCTATTCTGATAAAGCAG AATTACAGGGTCTCGAGATGAGTGAGGCAGAGCAAATGTCTACTAACCGGTGTCTAG GTTGTGTGTTGCCTTTCGAGAAAGTGACCAGCCGCACTTTTGCATCCATTCAAAGCTCCTGTCGTCACAGTTGTGAGATGCACAAGATTCTTTACAAGGCTACAGAGCGGTTCAGGACTCATCATTGCAGCCTTGTTTTTAGTAGTGTGAATCACAACAACACTTTGAAGCTGACTGATACAACCTCTGACAAAGCTTctccagcagagacacaaagcagcTATAAAGACCGGAAAG AAGTCTGTCTGACGCCCATACATAAAGCAGAAGCAAGAGACAAGAGCTGCATGCTAAAACTGCACTGGAAGAGGTACAAAG GTATCACTTTGACTCCACTGTGCAGAGCTAAAAAGAAGACATTGAACCCATCTAACAAGACAA GTCCACGGTTGACTCCTCTGAAAAGACGGCATCTTCCTGGAG aaaGAAGATGA
- the terb1 gene encoding telomere repeats-binding bouquet formation protein 1 isoform X7, which yields MDKHNRNTVRTDLSLLLECLKFQMKSPDLQKQALVTIHSICEKREDNVELLREMGGVPFIYNLSKSSIVHADVTETALFTLGTLAEANVYCKNSLCRKETFADLAGCLMREDIPLTQKTVSVYLLSVLVANNKSGQTLAQMTGCLDILLNLFRTTFPISRDSALRIDNATQTHQLWTSASSALCACVNNPQNVECQQICVAAFPIIKNWLQQITMPCKEIFQPICSFIAMTVANNTCVQESFSASGSMEALSLVLVRQVSAAHKSLLSCQLSVTLSKTLSACIIDNPALASGLAQYGLVAHLISLLSSPNFDPDDRLSILLTLSHCTVATDEHQSQLVQCGGLPLIITFLTEDPSDEVRKAATFILQTCKQATMSLGVPGLLAMHVECENEPVSNMESFRSSARELLRKIDLLEKQQMKETKDGQEETDPPTADSQGQASLPQTIGLHLYPHKAVPSCRQTSIFNHVKTGSDQNTAFQTRWKFKKEKSGEMKSMSSNLNVEVETNARHARCSTCRGTGVLVSSHSGSLEGDREPLTLNGQLFKPYEPVRHSVPKESYSDKAELQGLEMSEAEQMSTNRCLGCVLPFEKVTSRTFASIQSSCRHSCEMHKILYKATERFRTHHCSLVFSSVNHNNTLKLTDTTSDKASPAETQSSYKDRKEVCLTPIHKAEARDKSCMLKLHWKRYKGPRLTPLKRRHLPGERR from the exons ATGGATAAACACAACCGTAATA CTGTAAGGACAGATCTCAGTCTGCTGCTTGAATGTCTGAAGTTTCAGATGAAAAGTCCCGATTTACAGAAACAAGCTCTGGTGACTATTCACTCTATCTGTGAAAAGAGAG AGGATAATGTGGAACTTTTGAGAGAAATGGGAGGAGTGCCATTTATATATAATCTCTCTAAGTCCAGTATTGTGCATGCAGATGTTACAGAGACTGCGCTCTTTACTCTTGGAACGCTGGCAGAAGCTAATG TGTATTGCAAGAATTCTCTGTGCAGAAAAGAGACATTTGCAGACCTCGCTGGTTGCTTGATGAGGGAGGACATCCCGCTGACGCAGAAGACAGTGTCTGTGTATTTACTGTCTGTGCTGGTAGCCAACAACA AATCAGGACAAACTTTAGCCCAAATGACTGGCTGCCTGGATATTTTACTGAATCTGTTCAG GACTACCTTCCCCATCTCTAGAGACTCTGCTTTGAGAATAGATAATGCCACTCAAACCCACCAACTATGGACATCTGCATCCAGTGctctctgtgcatgtgtcaaCAATCCTCAGAACG TGGAGTGCCAACAAATTTGTGTTGCAGCGTTTCCGATAATAAAAAATTGGCTTCAGCAGATTACTATGCCATGCAAAGAGATATTTCAGCCAATATGCTCTTTCATAGCAATGACAGTTGCAAATAACA CCTGTGTTCAGGAAAGTTTTTCAGCCTCAGGGAGTATGGAAGCTCTCAGCTTGGTACTGGTCCGTCAGGTTTCTGCAGCACATAAAAGCTTACTGTCTTGTCAGCTTTCTGTCACTTTATCCAAGACCCTGTCTGCTTGTATTATTGATAACC CTGCTCTGGCTTCAGGTCTGGCTCAGTATGGACTAGTGGCCCATCTCATCTCCTTGCTGTCTAGTCCAAACTTTGACCCTGATGACAGGCTCTCCATTTTACTTACTTTGAGCCACTGCACCGTGGCTACTG ACGAGCACCAGTCTCAGTTGGTGCAGTGTGGTGGTTTACCCCTTATAATAACTTTCCTCACAGAGGACCCAAGTGATGAGGTCAGGAAGGCTGCAACATTCATATTGCAGACCTGCAAGCAAGCCA CTATGTCCCTGGGAGTCCCTGGTCTACTAGCTATGCACGTGGAGTGTGAAAATGAGCCTGTATCAAACATGGAAAGCTTCAGGAGCTCAGCCAGAGAGTTGCTACGTAAAATAGACCTACTAGAAAAGCAACAGATGAAA GAGACTAAGGATGGACAAGAAGAAACAGACCCACCAACAGCTGACTCACAAGGCCAAGCATCCCTGCCTCAAACCATAGGCCTACATTTGTATCCACATAAAGCTGTTCCCTCATGTAGACAAACCAGCATTTTTAACCACGTGAAAACAGGCAGCGACCAAAACACTGCATTTCAAACAAGATGGAAGTTTAAGAAGGAAAAGTCTGGTGAAATGAAGAGCATGAGTTCCAATTTAAATGTTGAGGTTGAAACCAATGCAAGACATGCGAGGTGTTCAACGTGCAGAGGCACTGGAGTCCTCGTATCGTCCCATTCAGGGTCactagagggagacagagagccaCTCACGCTAAACGG tcagCTGTTTAAACCCTACGAACCTGTGAGGCACAGTGTACCAAAAGAAAGCTATTCTGATAAAGCAG AATTACAGGGTCTCGAGATGAGTGAGGCAGAGCAAATGTCTACTAACCGGTGTCTAG GTTGTGTGTTGCCTTTCGAGAAAGTGACCAGCCGCACTTTTGCATCCATTCAAAGCTCCTGTCGTCACAGTTGTGAGATGCACAAGATTCTTTACAAGGCTACAGAGCGGTTCAGGACTCATCATTGCAGCCTTGTTTTTAGTAGTGTGAATCACAACAACACTTTGAAGCTGACTGATACAACCTCTGACAAAGCTTctccagcagagacacaaagcagcTATAAAGACCGGAAAG AAGTCTGTCTGACGCCCATACATAAAGCAGAAGCAAGAGACAAGAGCTGCATGCTAAAACTGCACTGGAAGAGGTACAAAG GTCCACGGTTGACTCCTCTGAAAAGACGGCATCTTCCTGGAG aaaGAAGATGA